A single Aspergillus puulaauensis MK2 DNA, chromosome 7, nearly complete sequence DNA region contains:
- a CDS encoding C2H2-type zinc finger protein (COG:K;~EggNog:ENOG410QEEY;~InterPro:IPR036236,IPR013087;~PFAM:PF00096), protein MPDDSPLDSKSRQGYFQCGFGSCRKSYNRADHLIRHVRSHTREKPYVCQACNKGFSRP, encoded by the exons ATGCCCGATGACTCGCCTCTGGACTCCAAGTCCCGTCAAGGGTACTTCCAGTGCGGCTTCGGCTCGTGTCGCAAGAGCTACAACCGTGCGGACCACCTCATCCGCCATGTTCGATCAC ATACCCGCGAGAAGCCGTACGTTTGTCAAGCGTGCAATAAGGGGTTCTCGAGGCCGTAA
- a CDS encoding DODA-type extradiol aromatic ring-opening family dioxygenase (COG:S;~EggNog:ENOG410PJMW;~InterPro:IPR014436,IPR004183;~PFAM:PF02900;~go_function: GO:0008198 - ferrous iron binding [Evidence IEA];~go_function: GO:0008270 - zinc ion binding [Evidence IEA];~go_function: GO:0016491 - oxidoreductase activity [Evidence IEA];~go_function: GO:0016701 - oxidoreductase activity, acting on single donors with incorporation of molecular oxygen [Evidence IEA];~go_process: GO:0006725 - cellular aromatic compound metabolic process [Evidence IEA];~go_process: GO:0055114 - oxidation-reduction process [Evidence IEA]) gives MGKPPKQPKYTLLTTSGLTPVHFFSHGSTMMLGEESESADYWRKCGAEALARGIKGVIIMGAHWDVLNDGLEVATNPTPAKSPVAYVHPDKYENYKLTPDIPTAHRCISMLRAEGFNANPNNTFDWIHDVYLILIHMFPSQSPPTTIISMNARYDPHYHVKIGSVLRPLRAENYLLIGTGGAVHNLYRNRWAPMLRFRDNFAMETPPEDWALEFRQAVEDVITKTGGGPALRRAMTRLMKHPRFRDAHATDDHFMAALFVAGLVGDWEDRGVNGVLAAESWELTNMCNSQFTLGNWKETPVAA, from the exons ATGGGTAAGCCGCCGAAGCAACCCAAGTATACCCTTCTAACAACATCAGGCCTCACCCCAGTCCACTTCTTCTCGCACGGCTCAACAATGATGCTGGGCGAGGAGTCCGAGTCTGCCGACTACTGGCGCAAGTGCGGTGCCGAAGCTCTCGCGCGCGGAATCAAGGGCGTTATCATTATG GGAGCCCACTGGGACGTCCTAAACGACGGCCTCGAGGTCGCCACAAACCCAACGCCCGCAAAATCCCCCGTCGCCTACGTCCACCCAGACAAATACGAGAACTACAAACTCACCCCGGACATTCCCACCGCACACCGATGCATCTCCATGCTGCGCGCCGAAGGCTTCAacgccaaccccaacaacaccTTCGACTGGATCCACGATGTCTACCTAATCCTAATCCACATGTTCCCCTCGCAGTCCCCGCCCACAACCATCATCAGCATGAACGCGCGCTACGACCCGCACTACCACGTGAAGATCGGATCCGTGCTGCGCCCTCTCCGCGCCGAGAATTACCTCTTGATCGGAACGGGCGGTGCAGTGCATAATCTGTACCGGAACAGGTGGGCGCCGATGCTGCGGTTCCGGGATAACTTCGCCATGGAGACGCCGCCGGAGGACTGGGCGCTGGAGTTCCGGCAGGCGGTCGAGGATGTTATTACGAAGACGGGGGGCGGGCCGGCTTTGAGACgggcgatgacgaggctGATGAAGCATCCTAGGTTTCGGGATGCGCATGCCACGGATGATCATTTTATGGCGGCGTTGTTTGTCGCTGGGCTTGTGGGGGATTGGGAGGATAGGGGGGTGAATGGGGTGCTGGCGGCGGAGAGTTGGGAGTTGACGAATATGTGCAATTCGCAGTTTACATTGGGGAACTGGAAGGAGACTCCCGTAGCTGCTTAG